In the Numida meleagris isolate 19003 breed g44 Domestic line chromosome 5, NumMel1.0, whole genome shotgun sequence genome, one interval contains:
- the SFRP5 gene encoding secreted frizzled-related protein 5, whose translation MLRASSPTGTVTLALLALALAPGKGQHYDYYGWQPESVPRGRFYGREPQCVDIPADMQLCHDVGYKRMRLPNLLEHESMAEAKQQASSWVPLLAKQCHADTQLFLCSLFAPVCLDHPIYPCRSLCEVVRDACAPVMESYGFPWPEMLHCGKFPSDHDLCIAMQFGNNQATPPPVPKICTQCEMEHKADGMMQQMCSSDFVVKMRIKEVMEENGERRLVAAQKKKVLKLGPLKRKDTKKMVLHMRNTGSCPCPQLDNLSGSFLVLGRKVGSRLLLLAIYPWQKHNKEMKFAVKFMFSYPCPLYHPLLYGAGQH comes from the exons ATGCTGCGGGCGAGCAGCCCCACGGGCACGGTGACACTGGCACTGCTGGCTCTGGCCTTGGCACCAGGCAAAGGGCAGCACTATGACTACTATGGCTGGCAGCCTGAGAGCGTGCCCCGCGGGCGCTTCTACGGGCGGGAACCGCAGTGTGTCGACATCCCAGCCGACATGCAGCTGTGCCACGACGTGGGCTACAAGCGCATGCGGCTGCCCAACCTGCTGGAGCACGAGTCCATGGCTGAGGCCAAGCAGCAGGCCAGCAGCTGGGTGCCGCTTCTCGCCAAGCAGTGCCACGCTGACACgcagctcttcctctgctctcttTTCGCCCCTGTCTGCCTCGACCACCCCATCTACCCATGCCGCTCACTCTGCGAGGTGGTGCGTGACGCCTGTGCGCCCGTCATGGAGTCCTACGGCTTCCCCTGGCCCGAGATGCTGCACTGTGGCAAGTTCCCCTCTGACCACGACCTCTGCATCGCCATGCAGTTTGGGAACAACCAGGCCACACCACCACCAG TGCCCAAGATCTGCACCCAGTGCGAGATGGAGCACAAGGCGGATGGCATGATGCAGCAGATGTGCTCCAGTGACTTCG TGGTGAAGATGCGCATCAAGGAGGTGATGGAGGAGAACGGGGAGAGACGCCTGGTGGCTGCCCAGAAGAAGAAGGTGCTGAAGCTGGGTCCCCTCAAGCGCAAGGACACCAAGAAGATGGTGCTGCATATGAGGAACACGGGCTCCTGCCCCTGTCCCCAGCTCGACAACCTAAGTGGCAGCTTCCTGGTGCTGGGGCGCAAGGTGGGCAGCCGCCTGCTGCTCCTTGCCATCTACCCCTGGCAGAAGCACAACAAGGAGATGAAGTTCGCCGTCAAGTTCATGTTTTCCTACCCCTGTCCCCTGTACCATCCCCTGCTCTATGGGGCCGGGCAGCACTAG
- the GOLGA7B gene encoding golgin subfamily A member 7B, with protein sequence MATEVHSLQELRRSASLATKVFVQRDYSDGTTCQFQTKFPPELESRIERQLFEETVKTLNGFYAEAEKIGGSSYLEGCLACATAYFIFLCMETHYEKVLKKISKYIQEQNEKIYAPRGLLLTDPLERGMRVIEISIYEDRCSSGSSSSGSSSSSSGGGGGR encoded by the exons ATGGCCACGGAG GtgcacagcctgcaggagctgcggCGCAGCGCGTCCCTGGCCACCAAGGTCTTTGTGCAGCGGGACTACAGTGATGGGACCACGTGCCAGTTCCAGACTAAGTTTCCCCCGGAGCTGGAGAGCCGG ATTGAGCGGCAGCTGTTCGAGGAGACCGTGAAAACTCTCAATGGCTTCTACGCTGAAGCAGAGAAGATTGGGGGCAGCTCATACCTGGAGGGGTGCCTGGCCTGTGCCACCGCCTacttcatcttcctctgcatGGAGACGCACTACGAGAAG GTCCTGAAGAAGATCTCCAAGTACATCCAGGAGCAGAATGAGAAGATCTATGCGCCACGGGGGCTGCTGCTCACTGACCCCCTGGAACGTGGCATGAGAGTT ATCGAGATCTCCATCTACGAGGACCGGTGCAGCAGCggcagctccagcagtggcagctccagcagcagtagcggcggcgggggggggcGGTGA